One Bacteroidota bacterium genomic region harbors:
- a CDS encoding cyclic nucleotide-binding domain-containing protein — MGKGIFNIDVEKVFNIKQSEKKFVKLLFFHNFFQGIALALFFTAANTIFLSNYSIDKLPLVYLLSALVLIVIGYTYSYLEERLTIKKLLTIVAITLALSVTFLRLGLEVLSVAWLGFALMIWYKVTNLLGNLEFWGLTSIMFDVRQSKRLFGVISAGEVSAKLIGYLSVPFLVPVIGHNNLILVASISFGICIYFLNRVFKLKGDDSENIPERTTRKKEKREGLLKKYLNSDFIVLLSILSFLSILVFTFIDFSFLSNVKQQYADNDQEMAIFFGYFFAFSKGITLLVKLFFTGRIIDLLGVKKSLLLLPIMFIVIIISIIIYTFIAANDSYMIFLFAFLMLIHEIFRFALHEPVFFSLFQPLQKKMRLFGHAIVNGFLNPIAIGITGGILLLVVKINDSGASMNFISYILLVVIAGWIIIVIITNRQYIIVLQDAVNNRHFEGSEISIEGNLIHDILSKKLNSSFPEEVIYSAELLHKFDKKENFEKVLNGLLSNPSEEIQLYALKKIEELKITYFKDSVFEIIENESISNKIKEAAIKAYCLLDENPIEKINPLLEHKTQEIRKGAITGLLKNGGLEAVVLAGQQLLENIQSDEPKKNISALEIMGELKITKFDKPIIKFLKYEDINIKKAAINASSEILNKKFIPFLISFLQDSNFQQDALFALANFKDDAVDTINSMVGNEEEQLNTTLIFRFCQICGNIGGAKSHDTLIKFIDYPNEKIKNEALLSLKKSSFKASGKEAIIKRKFEEQFEHAVWLYNSLNLFSQIKDEDISLYKSLKFELDAIKENLFNILSFLYDTRTILKAKEGLLLGFGEQKSNALEIIDNIVSAKMSSKLAIILEDLPLDERISKLNNYSNDFNYTKEDVINFILKEKEKRFNSWTIVASINAIKYLQKPSSLVPAIIPFLEFDEKILNEITSKVLNAFVVENKIEEKFLKELLLPDKFQSIMETLQKSESNVLMNIEKVIILKSTSLFSETPENILVDIANIIEEERIEEGTEIFKKGDMGFCMYIINEGEIRIHDDKLTFAIFKNRDFFGELALLDPEPRSASATALKDTLLLRLEQDAFYEVMSERMEVAKGILKILCRRLREQNERISKLKSQVSE; from the coding sequence TTGGGAAAGGGTATTTTTAATATTGATGTAGAAAAGGTTTTTAATATAAAACAATCTGAAAAAAAATTTGTTAAACTGTTGTTTTTCCATAATTTTTTTCAGGGAATTGCACTTGCATTATTCTTTACAGCGGCAAATACTATATTTTTATCAAATTATTCAATTGACAAATTACCTTTAGTTTATTTGCTATCCGCTTTGGTTCTAATAGTTATCGGCTATACTTATTCGTATCTTGAAGAAAGATTGACAATAAAAAAACTATTGACAATTGTTGCAATAACACTTGCATTATCAGTAACATTTTTACGATTAGGGCTTGAAGTTTTAAGCGTTGCCTGGCTTGGGTTTGCTTTAATGATATGGTATAAAGTAACAAATTTGCTTGGTAATTTAGAATTTTGGGGACTTACATCAATTATGTTTGATGTAAGGCAAAGCAAAAGACTTTTTGGAGTTATTAGTGCCGGTGAAGTATCAGCAAAATTAATAGGATATTTATCCGTTCCTTTTCTTGTGCCTGTTATTGGTCATAATAATCTTATTCTTGTTGCGTCTATTTCATTTGGAATATGTATCTATTTTCTTAACAGAGTATTTAAACTAAAAGGTGATGACAGTGAAAATATTCCTGAGAGAACAACTAGGAAAAAAGAAAAACGTGAGGGACTTTTAAAAAAATATTTAAACAGTGATTTTATTGTTTTACTTTCAATATTATCCTTTTTATCAATTTTGGTTTTTACATTTATCGACTTTTCATTTTTGTCGAATGTAAAACAGCAATACGCTGATAACGATCAGGAAATGGCTATATTTTTTGGTTATTTCTTTGCCTTTAGTAAAGGGATAACCTTGCTTGTAAAATTATTTTTTACAGGACGAATTATTGACTTATTGGGTGTAAAAAAATCATTACTTTTATTACCAATCATGTTTATTGTAATCATAATTTCAATAATTATCTATACTTTTATTGCAGCAAACGATAGCTACATGATTTTTCTTTTTGCATTCTTGATGTTGATTCATGAAATATTCAGATTTGCACTTCACGAACCTGTTTTCTTTTCTTTATTTCAACCTTTACAAAAGAAAATGCGACTCTTTGGACATGCTATTGTCAATGGATTTTTAAATCCTATCGCAATAGGTATTACAGGTGGAATCTTACTTTTAGTAGTAAAAATAAATGATTCGGGAGCCAGCATGAATTTTATCAGTTACATCTTACTTGTGGTAATTGCAGGATGGATTATAATTGTAATTATTACAAATCGTCAGTATATTATTGTATTGCAGGATGCGGTAAATAATAGACACTTTGAAGGTTCAGAAATTTCAATTGAAGGAAATCTTATTCATGATATTTTATCAAAAAAATTGAATAGTTCTTTTCCTGAGGAGGTAATATATTCTGCTGAATTGCTACATAAATTTGATAAAAAGGAAAATTTTGAAAAAGTTCTAAATGGACTTCTTAGTAATCCGTCTGAAGAGATACAGCTTTATGCCTTGAAGAAGATTGAAGAATTAAAGATTACATATTTTAAAGATTCAGTTTTTGAAATTATTGAAAATGAATCAATTTCAAACAAAATTAAAGAAGCAGCAATAAAAGCATATTGCCTTCTTGATGAAAATCCTATTGAAAAAATTAATCCTCTTTTGGAACATAAAACACAGGAAATAAGAAAAGGAGCAATAACAGGATTGTTAAAAAACGGTGGTCTTGAAGCGGTAGTTCTTGCCGGACAACAATTACTCGAAAATATCCAATCTGATGAACCGAAAAAGAATATTTCTGCATTAGAAATAATGGGTGAATTAAAAATTACAAAGTTTGATAAACCTATAATTAAATTTTTAAAGTATGAGGATATAAATATTAAAAAAGCAGCAATAAATGCAAGTAGTGAAATTTTGAATAAAAAATTTATTCCTTTTTTAATCTCATTTCTACAGGATAGTAATTTTCAACAAGATGCGTTATTTGCTCTGGCAAATTTTAAGGATGATGCTGTTGATACGATAAACTCAATGGTTGGAAATGAAGAAGAGCAATTAAATACAACACTTATTTTTAGATTTTGTCAAATTTGTGGAAATATTGGTGGGGCTAAATCACATGATACACTTATTAAATTTATTGATTATCCAAACGAAAAAATTAAGAATGAAGCTTTATTGTCTCTTAAGAAATCAAGTTTTAAAGCTTCTGGAAAAGAAGCAATTATTAAAAGAAAGTTTGAGGAACAATTTGAACATGCTGTTTGGCTTTATAATTCTTTAAATTTATTTTCACAGATTAAAGATGAAGATATATCACTTTATAAATCTCTTAAATTTGAACTTGATGCAATAAAAGAAAATCTTTTTAATATCTTGTCATTTTTGTACGATACAAGGACAATACTTAAAGCTAAAGAAGGTTTGTTGTTAGGCTTTGGAGAACAAAAATCTAATGCACTTGAGATAATTGACAATATTGTTTCTGCTAAAATGTCTTCAAAACTTGCAATTATTTTGGAAGATCTTCCTCTTGATGAGAGAATTAGTAAACTGAATAATTATTCAAATGATTTCAATTACACTAAGGAAGATGTTATAAATTTTATTTTGAAAGAAAAAGAGAAAAGATTTAACAGTTGGACAATTGTTGCTTCAATTAATGCAATCAAATACTTACAAAAACCATCATCACTAGTACCTGCAATAATACCATTTCTAGAATTTGATGAAAAAATATTAAATGAAATTACTTCAAAAGTTTTAAATGCTTTTGTAGTAGAGAATAAAATTGAAGAAAAGTTTTTAAAAGAATTATTATTGCCTGATAAATTTCAATCTATTATGGAAACTTTACAAAAAAGCGAAAGCAATGTACTTATGAATATTGAGAAAGTTATTATTCTCAAAAGTACAAGTTTGTTTTCCGAAACACCCGAAAATATTTTAGTTGATATTGCAAATATAATTGAAGAAGAAAGAATAGAGGAAGGAACAGAGATATTTAAAAAAGGAGATATGGGTTTTTGTATGTATATTATTAATGAAGGAGAAATAAGAATACATGATGATAAACTCACCTTTGCGATATTTAAAAACAGAGACTTTTTTGGTGAATTAGCACTCCTTGACCCCGAACCACGCTCTGCATCTGCCACAGCTCTAAAAGATACTTTATTACTTCGCTTGGAACAAGATGCTTTTTATGAAGTAATGTCGGAACGAATGGAGGTAGCAAAGGGAATTTTGAAAATTCTTTGTAGGAGATTAAGAGAGCAAAATGAAAGAATAAGCAAGCTAAAATCACAGGTATCAGAATAA
- a CDS encoding Rossmann-like and DUF2520 domain-containing protein, whose product MDTIRKVTIIGGGCVGSFFAKEFYKHGFEIVEIISRRKEVATAIAKEVNAKARCDNFSDFNKTADLYVLSVKDEVIMELRKNFKLDKQIIVHTSGSVPIDVFSKTSNNYGILYPLQTISKNRYLDIKNIPFFVDANNNKTLLKLENFAKIFSSNVKKIDSTKLPRIHAAAVFASNFNNYLLKIAEEILAEDDVSIDVLKPLVKETIDKAFDMGPADAQTGPAKRGDCNITDKHKELLKNADWEKVYTLLSDLIREEYKNK is encoded by the coding sequence ATGGATACAATTCGGAAAGTTACAATAATAGGAGGGGGCTGTGTAGGGTCTTTTTTTGCAAAGGAATTTTATAAGCACGGTTTTGAAATTGTTGAAATAATTTCCCGAAGAAAAGAAGTTGCAACTGCTATTGCAAAAGAAGTAAACGCTAAAGCTCGTTGTGATAATTTTTCTGATTTTAATAAAACTGCCGACCTTTATGTTTTATCCGTAAAAGATGAAGTGATAATGGAATTGAGGAAGAATTTTAAACTTGATAAGCAAATAATTGTTCATACTTCAGGAAGTGTTCCTATTGATGTTTTTAGTAAAACATCCAACAATTACGGAATTTTATATCCATTACAAACCATTAGTAAAAACAGATATTTGGATATAAAAAATATTCCGTTTTTTGTAGATGCAAATAATAATAAAACGCTTTTAAAATTAGAAAACTTTGCAAAAATATTTTCATCAAATGTAAAAAAAATTGACAGTACTAAGCTTCCAAGAATTCATGCAGCAGCAGTTTTTGCTTCAAATTTTAACAACTATCTTTTAAAAATAGCTGAGGAAATACTTGCAGAAGATGATGTAAGTATTGATGTGTTAAAACCTTTAGTGAAGGAAACAATTGATAAAGCCTTCGATATGGGGCCTGCTGATGCACAAACTGGTCCTGCCAAAAGAGGCGATTGTAATATTACAGACAAGCATAAGGAACTATTAAAAAATGCGGATTGGGAAAAAGTTTACACGCTCTTAAGTGATTTAATAAGAGAAGAATATAAAAATAAATAA
- a CDS encoding geranylgeranylglycerol-phosphate geranylgeranyltransferase, translating into MINYCRLFRCKNLLIVVLTQLLVYKCLIIDNSKLSYFETEFIFLMIATVLITAAGYLINDFYDVETDKINRPGKNIIDDKIGINTVLIIYTLLNAISLFIGFKISIQLGLIFLSAIILLLFYSAYFKSVVLTGNIIVSMLSALTVLVVWYYKPESNFFIIAFYVFFAFMTSLLREIIKDIEDVEGDSKTNVNTFAVIYGIKASKWVANILLWILMLSVLFFIVLNFISYLGFVVLFLLIFVLIPLLFLMYKIRKASIKKDFTYMSKVIKLIMIAGILSMIFYKL; encoded by the coding sequence GTGATTAATTATTGCCGATTATTCAGATGTAAAAATTTATTAATTGTTGTTTTAACGCAACTCTTAGTTTATAAATGTTTAATCATAGATAATTCTAAATTATCATATTTTGAAACTGAATTTATCTTTTTAATGATAGCTACTGTTTTGATAACAGCCGCAGGATATTTGATTAACGATTTTTATGATGTAGAGACTGATAAAATTAATAGACCGGGAAAAAATATTATTGATGATAAGATTGGAATAAACACAGTTTTAATAATTTATACTTTATTAAATGCCATCTCACTTTTTATCGGATTTAAAATTTCTATTCAACTTGGATTGATTTTTTTATCTGCAATAATATTATTGCTTTTTTATTCAGCATATTTTAAAAGTGTTGTGCTCACTGGTAATATTATTGTCTCTATGCTTTCTGCCCTAACAGTTTTGGTCGTTTGGTATTACAAACCCGAATCTAATTTTTTTATTATTGCATTTTATGTATTTTTTGCTTTTATGACATCTCTGTTGCGTGAAATAATTAAGGATATAGAAGATGTTGAAGGTGATTCAAAAACTAATGTTAATACTTTTGCTGTAATTTATGGAATAAAAGCTTCAAAATGGGTGGCGAATATATTGCTGTGGATATTGATGCTTTCTGTTTTGTTTTTTATTGTTTTAAATTTTATATCATATTTAGGTTTTGTTGTTTTATTTCTTTTGATATTTGTTTTAATACCTCTGCTATTTTTAATGTATAAAATTCGTAAAGCAAGCATAAAAAAGGATTTTACCTATATGTCGAAAGTTATAAAACTGATAATGATAGCAGGAATATTATCTATGATTTTTTACAAACTTTAA